The genomic region CCGCGAGCGTCGCCCCGTCGTCAGGGAAGAACTGGAGGGTCGGCGTGAAGCGGACCCCGTACTTCTCCGCGAAGCGCTTCTCGGACAGGCGTTCCCCGTCGAAGTCCGTCACCTCCCGCGCGCCGATGATGTTGAGCTGCAGGATCTCGAACCGGTCGCGGACGAAGCCGCTCGTACCCGGATCCGCGAAATTCACGAGGTGCATCTCCTTGCAATAGGGACATCCCTTCAGCTCCCAGAGCACGGCGAGGCGCTTGCCGCGCTCGTGCGCCGCCTTCAGGTCGTCGGGCAGGTCGAGGAAGCTTTCGAGGAACCAGGACTGTCGATAGAGGCCGTCATCGCCCTGGAT from Methylorubrum populi harbors:
- a CDS encoding thioredoxin family protein, whose product is MSTRRRFLAGVLALGLPRRAAAEPIQGDDGLYRQSWFLESFLDLPDDLKAAHERGKRLAVLWELKGCPYCKEMHLVNFADPGTSGFVRDRFEILQLNIIGAREVTDFDGERLSEKRFAEKYGVRFTPTLQFFPDDGATLAGKRPREREVLRMQGYVAPEDFRRTFAFVAERGYERTSLREYLRSPGPGQKG